From the genome of Pseudomonadota bacterium:
CATCTTTATCAGAGCCCACACCACCCGCGCTTGGGCGTCCATAAAGCAGTTGCCACGCTTTGGTCCCCGGCGGCGGGCTTTCAAAACCGTCAAGGAATAGCTCGTCCGGGCCTCCGGCAGTCGTTTTGCCGACCACTATCAGCGTCCCAGCTAGCAGTATTACCGGTGCGTTGTACCAACTTCTCATGGCGGTTCGCCTTCGTTTGAGCTATTTCCTGAAGCGCAGGTGATATCGAAAAGGGGTCACGCTAGGTATTTCGTACCTTTTTTGGTCTTTTTCGGACGCATACCGCGGAAACAGCTCAGAGCAAGCCCTGGGACCAACGTAAGGCGAACAGAATTCACGTCGTTGAGTCGCGCCCAGCGCAAGCCGAGGCCAGGTTATCTTTCCGAATCCAGGACAAACCCCGGAGACAGAAGCAGGGCCGAGGACGGGCTGAACCTGGCGCTCGATCTTCATCCATTTGCTCCAGCTGGAGGTGATTGACACAGAAATTTGAGGTAGCAGAACTGCCTCAATCAAACTTAAACTAACGGATCATGAACCTTCCACAATTAGGAATTATGCTTTCTCATATTCGCTTACTCGAGCTACCTAGCTCTATGGAGGCAATCCGTCCCGCAACGCCGAAAATTGACCGGCCCGGGTCGAGAAAACTGACCACCGGTTATTAACTGGATAAAGGTTACTGATGACGAAGTACAGGGATCTAGCAAGGTTAGTCAATCGCCAGAAAGAGGGCGGCAAAGAAGAAAGGCGACTTACTGCAGAAGAAGAAAAGGCTCATTTAAAGTCCAGCCAACTAAGATTTAACGAAATCGCCAAGAGCTATGCGCAGAGCAAATTCAAAGTCATAGCAGATGACATCAACAGCCAGGGTGTTGATTGTAAATTTGGGTTTGTCGACAACAAGTCCAAGAACAGCCAATCCGACGACTCAGACCCCGAACAGGACGTTGAGAAACTCCATTTTCACGCCGAGGTGCTCGGACACAAATTGAGTGTCTATTGGTCTGACTACAACAAGTCAGTGGTTTTCAGCAGCTATCTGTTTCCTATCCGTGACAGGCGGGCAAAACACAATACGCGAGACCTGATGGTCACCATCGATGAATTAAACGAAGAGGTATTCGATACCCACGTCGGTAGGTTTCTGGACCTTGTTTTCGAGAAAGCAATCCGGAGTTGAAAGCAGTCACAGTTATTCCGTAATACCGCTACAACTGCCACGCAGCATGCAGGAAGCCTAGACTCGTTATCTCTGCTTAGTCGAAACACACGACCGATTGGGGCGCTTAACCTAAAGCTCTCACTCATAGCAGCTCGAATTCAACTTTTGGTCGAGGTGCCACGGCCCCTGCAGCGGTCGACGACAAACTTGGGAGTTCAAGTCTAGACCTTGGAATCTTCACCATCACCCTGTGATCGGATAGCGAAATTCAAGCCTCGAATTAGATTCTTGGGCCCTGCCGCCTCACACACCAGAAAATGCATGTGCAGTTTGTGGTCTAGCCAGCGTTCATCAAGCTGGGGAAACAGACGACAGGAGAGCTCACGTGCACCGCTACAAAACGCTTTGGATCTGGATGATCGTACCCATGATCATCATCCAGGCGGGAATCTTCGTCGACTACTGGGGAGAATTCTCGCGGAACAGGTGGGCGGTACATGTTCACTATTGGAACGCAACCATGTGGTATGCCCTACTGGTTTCGCAGCCATGGCTATTTGCGAAGGGAAAGATGGACGCACATCGGACCATTGGAATGCTTGGCCTCCTATTGGCCGGAGCGATGGTACTGCTTTCGATAGGTCAATTAGATCGGGACGTCTACTATGCAAATAGGGCCCGCGACAGTGACGGGCAGCTCGGACCCTTTACCGAATGGTTTTTCTTCCAGGTATTGATGATCGAGATCGTGTTGATCTTTGCGTTCTCGGTCGCCGTTGTGATGGCCGTAATAAAACGTCGGTCGCCAGAAGACCACGCGTGGTGGCTGGTCTCTACCGCTTTCCTGCTGATGATGCCGGCGTTGGGACGCGGGCTCCAGGGAGTCTGGATCGCTATTCACGGTTTTGGCCCGCAGCTTACCAGCGTGCTGACGACCCCCATTTACCTTTGCCAGGTGATTATTATTTCGATGACCTTGGTAGCTGCAAGCATGCTGGGCAAGCTACGCCATCCAGCGACCCTACTGGCCGTCTGCGCCAATGCAACGATGTTCGTTATGGAGCCGATCGCGCGTTCTCCCGCGGCCCAGGCATTCTGGCGTGCCGTCATTAGTGTCTGAATGATTGGTCGAATAAAGTTATGAGGATCGGCATTTTTTTTCAGGAACTTTCCGACTCGAATTCTCGGAGTCTGCAGCTCGATTCGTGTTCCACATTCCTAAGCTGTGTTAAAACCACAACGAGGCTTTCAAGGCGCAAGATCCAGACTCCTGTGACCGAGCTGAAAAGTACAACCAACCTGCTGCGCCAGATTCGCGAGGGTGATGTCCAGGCGCGCAACGAAATCATCGAGCGGTATCTCCCACTGCTCCACCGCTGGGCTCGAGGAAGGCTGCCGGCGAGCGCTCGAGATCTTTCGGAGACCGATGACCTGGTTCAGATTACGTTCTTGCGGGCTCTAAATAGGCTGGAAGACTTTGAGTCAGAGCGACCGGGAGCCTTTTTGGCCTACCTTCGCGCCATTTGCCTCAGTGCCCTTCGCGACGAGATCCGGCGGCGCAGGCGCGCCCCCCAGCATTTGCCCATCGAAGACAACCTGCTGGCCGGCGATTCATCGATACTGGAAGAGATGGTCGGCGGGGAGATCCTCACGAAGTACGAGCTGGGCCTCGGCAAAATGGACGAAACGAAACGCATGGCAGTCGTCATGAGAGTCGAATTCGGCATGAGCTACCGTGAAATTGCGGCAGAGCTTCAGCGCCCGTCAGTCAACGCTACGCGAATGCTGATTGTGCGAGCAATAGACGAGCTGGCCGAACTGATGCCCAGATGAGCACGCGAGACCGCACTCGGGCTCAGGCCCTGGCCGACGGCACTGAAATGCCAGCTGGCGGCAGCGACTCAGTAAGCCAAAATTTTTCAGATCTCCATCGCCTTTTTCAGGCTTTTAACGCTACCAGCGAGGCAAATGCTGAGGTCCGGCCATGCCTATTTCGGTGGCGGCACCTGGAGGTGGAACAGGAACTCGGCAAAGGCGGATTCGGCCAGGTTTATCGGGCCTGGGATTCCGTTCTGAAGCGACCGGTTGCCCTAAAGCTGGTGCCGGCTGACGCACAGTCTGAGCTCAGAGATCGGCTAATGATCGCCGAAGCGCAGCGTATGGCAAAAGCCCGCCATCCGAACATCCTTGCCGTCCACGGAGCCGACATTGACTCAGGTCGGGCGGGCATCTGGAGCGATCTGTTGACCGGTGAAACCCTTGAAGACCTGATTAGAAAGGACGGGCCGGTGTCGTCGGATACCGCCATTTTTTGGGCCATACCCCTGGTCAGCGCTCTGGATCTGATGCACCGCCGGGCGATGAGCCATGGCGATGTGAAACCGAGCAACATTATGATCGAACCGGACGGCACACCGGTCTTAGTGGATTTTGGCGCGGTGCAGGCTGCGCTGGGAGATCCTTCGGGCTTCGGATCTCCGGTGGTCATGGCGCCGGAGCAATTCGCCGGGTCTCCCGCCTCACCAGCCACCGACCTCTATGCTCTGGGCTGCACGTTGTTTTTTGCGCTGACGGGTAGCTACCCGCTGAAAGCCGGTTCGTTTGAGGAACTCGCACGACGTCACCATAGGAAAGAGGCTGGCAGCATGAACGGCGTTCCGCGCGAGTGGCGGGACGTGCTCGCTCGTTGCCTGGATGCAAACCCCAAGGCTCGTGCTACCTGTAGCAGGTTAGGTGACCTGCTACAGCAGCTCAGGACGCGCCGCTCCCGGCGGCGAAAGCAGCTGGCGATTGGCGGTATTTGCCTGTCGCTGGCGCTTGTCGCAGGCATCGCAACGTGGGCTGCGTTTCGCCTTGGCGCCGAGGCTGAACGAGTGGAGCAGATCAAAAACGTTGTGATCGAAGCGGTTGATGCCAGCCTGCCGGAGGCGCAGTCCGGTCCAGCGTCCGTCACGGCGCTGTTTTCAGCGCTTTCGGAACTCGGAGACGCCAAGCTCCAGGAGTACCCGCTCGCTCAAGCGGAGCTGCAGCTGATCGCAGCCAGAGGGCTGTTCGAGCTCGGGCACCTGACACAAGCGCTCGGGGTCGCTGAGCAGGGACACCAGACCCTGATCCATGCTGAACCAGACGCGTTCATCAAACTTGGAAAAAGTCTGATCAACCTCAGCAGCATTCGAGAGGAGCTTGGAGACATGGAGGGCGCCCAGCGAGACATAGAGCAGGCCCTAGCGCTGCTCTCTCGGGGACCTGACGAACTCGCGGCCCCCGCTCGACTCACTGCCTACAACAGGCTGGCAAACCTAGCGGGGGAGATGGGCGACTGGCATCGGGGTGCGGACGCTCATCAGAAGCTACTGGGCGAGCGGCTTGCGCTTTACGGTGAGAAAAGCGTTCGCGCAGCGGTTGACTACTACAACATCGGAACGGCCCAGAATGCTTTCGGCGGCCATGCCTCGGCGCTCGAAAACTTCAGGATGGCAGAGGCGCTGCTGGTATCCGCGGGCGATGGAGAGTCGCTGCGCATGGGGTACGTGCTACTTGGCCTTGCGATTGCTCTCGTGGAAACAGGCAGGCTGGATGAGGCACAGGCGGGCATTGACCGAGCGCGAAACCTGATGCAAGCCTCACTGCCTGACGACAGCTCACGCCTGCACACGCTGGAGATATTGCAGGCCAAGCTGGACGCCAGGAATGGCAACCTGGAGCGCTCGCGTGCGACGCTCGAGGCGATCCTGGCACGAGACAAGCTATCATCCACCTCCAGGCATCAGGCCAATCGCCAGCTCGCTCTCTACTACGCGTCGCAAGGACACTGGAGACGTTCTCAAGATACCTTTCAGTGGCTTATCGAAGAATCAGCTACACGGCGGTACCGCGCCCAAAGGATTTATTACGAGGCGGCGGTCAGCTACACGGCATTTCGAGCCGGGAGTCTGGAGACTTCTCCGAAAGTGAAGCTCGAGGCCGCAATCGAAGAGCTGTCAGAAACAGGTTACGCGGGGCTGTCAGAGTATGAACAACTCAAGCTGTGGCGAGAAACACTCAGGCCTTAGTGCCATGACAGCAGCTGTAATCACTCGGGCTCGAAGCCGCTTTGAAAGATAGCGTCTTCCAGAAGAGTAATCAGGTATTGCTGCGGCGCTGATCGGTCCACACCCCCATTGGCGACGCCGCCGTCGTCTGCGACCACAACGGTAAACGTAGCGATTCCAGTCTGACCAGCGGCCGGAGTATAGGTAAGGTCGCCGCTTCCAGTTACCTGAGGTACTTCGTCGAACAGGCTGGTGGGAAAAATGCTGGTGACGCTAACCGTCACGTTTTGATCTGATTCGTTCGCCGGTCCAGGTGTGATGGTCGCCCAGCCTGCTAGCCTCTGCGGCCCAGCGTTTGAATATATCGCCGGCGGGTTGTCCGCCTCGAGCGTAGGAGGGTCATTGGTCGGAATAATGGTCCAGAGCACGCTGGTGCGGTTAGCGTCATTGGCAAACCCGCCAAGGGAATCAACCCAGTCCGAAATATCGAACCCGTCGCCGGCCTGCGCCCACCGACCATCCCAAAATCGCAGCACCAGCGGCGGCGAGACGCCAGAATATTCGGGAGCAGGCAAGAAGCGCAGCCGGGCGTCAGCGGCCAGCACCAGCGCGCTTTCGTCGCTTACGTCCCCGCGAATGGATTGCCAGCTCAGCGATTCGGAATAGTACTGCCATTGACCCTCCATTCCGGCACCGTTTCCAATGACGCCGACGCCAGCAAATACATCGTTGTCGGCATAACGAGCAGCGGCCACCGTTAGCAGATCAACCCCGGGAGGGGTTACGTCCTCGCTGCTTGAGCTCAACATGGCGTTCTGGGGCGCGAGCGTATCTTCTGGAACTGCATTTCCGTAGATCAGGAACACGTTGTCTTCAGACGGAGTTGCAGTCAACACATCATCAATCCCGTCGCCATTGAAGTCGCCCGCAGGGCTGACAAAACCGACACCCTTGAGATCGACGCCCCCCCCGATCGTGAAACCAAGATCCGCGCCGAGGTTTTCC
Proteins encoded in this window:
- a CDS encoding sigma-70 family RNA polymerase sigma factor — protein: MTELKSTTNLLRQIREGDVQARNEIIERYLPLLHRWARGRLPASARDLSETDDLVQITFLRALNRLEDFESERPGAFLAYLRAICLSALRDEIRRRRRAPQHLPIEDNLLAGDSSILEEMVGGEILTKYELGLGKMDETKRMAVVMRVEFGMSYREIAAELQRPSVNATRMLIVRAIDELAELMPR
- a CDS encoding serine/threonine-protein kinase; this encodes MSTRDRTRAQALADGTEMPAGGSDSVSQNFSDLHRLFQAFNATSEANAEVRPCLFRWRHLEVEQELGKGGFGQVYRAWDSVLKRPVALKLVPADAQSELRDRLMIAEAQRMAKARHPNILAVHGADIDSGRAGIWSDLLTGETLEDLIRKDGPVSSDTAIFWAIPLVSALDLMHRRAMSHGDVKPSNIMIEPDGTPVLVDFGAVQAALGDPSGFGSPVVMAPEQFAGSPASPATDLYALGCTLFFALTGSYPLKAGSFEELARRHHRKEAGSMNGVPREWRDVLARCLDANPKARATCSRLGDLLQQLRTRRSRRRKQLAIGGICLSLALVAGIATWAAFRLGAEAERVEQIKNVVIEAVDASLPEAQSGPASVTALFSALSELGDAKLQEYPLAQAELQLIAARGLFELGHLTQALGVAEQGHQTLIHAEPDAFIKLGKSLINLSSIREELGDMEGAQRDIEQALALLSRGPDELAAPARLTAYNRLANLAGEMGDWHRGADAHQKLLGERLALYGEKSVRAAVDYYNIGTAQNAFGGHASALENFRMAEALLVSAGDGESLRMGYVLLGLAIALVETGRLDEAQAGIDRARNLMQASLPDDSSRLHTLEILQAKLDARNGNLERSRATLEAILARDKLSSTSRHQANRQLALYYASQGHWRRSQDTFQWLIEESATRRYRAQRIYYEAAVSYTAFRAGSLETSPKVKLEAAIEELSETGYAGLSEYEQLKLWRETLRP